One Aneurinibacillus migulanus genomic region harbors:
- a CDS encoding methyl-accepting chemotaxis protein — protein MKKIRKSIKNKLIVAFAVILLLPSLVIGGASYETAKRKVEQQIIHSAKENVKLLDTLITRNVEPGIKNVEYLAATLEEVGAEVDPEDVLRKLTAFQNLHPEILHTFAGLKTGEMLLTPAGNLPKDYDPRTRIWYEKAMEKKGKIAITEPYVDAESGGVVVTVSMMMAKGSGVTGIDLKLQALSDNVKQVAIGRDGFAFILDQTKKYVSHPVQKAGEEAKGEFIANIFASNLGDFTYEMDGQDKRMFFATNELTGWKIAGTMNVSEAKEEARPIFWITLGVLAAALLFGVIRSFFVIRSIVVPLGKVNAAAHRISEGDLTERIEVRSDDEFGELGESFNHMADALASLIREVHHKSEQLASSSQELTASAEQTGYATEQITRVMQEVAASSERQVSGVEKSAQTISSMSQGAQEMAAHAQGVNHAALQTRNMAEEGNRALQQAVGQMRAIDKTVHELAHIIKGLGNRSKEIGQIIEVITAISAQTNLLALNAAIEAARAGEHGKGFAVVANEVRKLAEQSTQSAGQIASLIHAIQQETQAAVQSMEQGTKEVGEGIQVVDAAGDLFSKIQHSIAKAATEFQTVYTGVEQMSAGAKEIAATIEMITRITDTNSADIQTVFAATEEQTAFMQEITSSSAALSRMADELHEVIRKFTI, from the coding sequence ATGAAAAAAATAAGAAAAAGCATTAAAAACAAACTAATTGTTGCGTTCGCCGTCATTCTGCTGCTTCCTAGCCTTGTTATTGGGGGAGCCTCATATGAGACAGCGAAAAGAAAAGTGGAACAGCAAATTATTCATAGTGCAAAAGAAAATGTAAAGTTGCTGGATACACTTATTACACGTAATGTTGAACCGGGAATAAAAAACGTTGAGTATCTGGCTGCTACCTTGGAAGAAGTGGGTGCTGAAGTGGACCCGGAGGATGTTCTTCGTAAGCTTACAGCATTTCAGAATTTGCATCCTGAAATCCTGCATACGTTTGCCGGGCTGAAAACCGGTGAAATGCTGCTTACGCCTGCCGGAAACCTGCCGAAAGACTATGACCCACGCACGCGTATATGGTATGAGAAAGCCATGGAAAAAAAGGGTAAGATAGCTATCACTGAACCGTATGTTGACGCTGAGTCCGGAGGTGTGGTGGTGACCGTGTCTATGATGATGGCTAAGGGGAGCGGAGTCACAGGAATTGACCTGAAATTGCAGGCGCTTTCAGATAATGTAAAGCAGGTAGCGATCGGTCGAGACGGATTTGCCTTTATCCTTGATCAGACGAAAAAGTATGTGTCTCATCCGGTGCAAAAAGCCGGAGAGGAAGCGAAGGGCGAGTTTATAGCGAATATATTCGCTTCAAACTTAGGTGACTTTACATATGAGATGGATGGTCAGGATAAGCGGATGTTTTTTGCTACGAATGAATTAACCGGATGGAAAATTGCAGGGACGATGAATGTGAGCGAAGCAAAAGAAGAGGCGCGTCCTATATTTTGGATAACATTAGGAGTACTAGCAGCGGCTTTATTGTTTGGGGTGATTCGTAGTTTCTTTGTTATCCGTTCCATTGTTGTGCCGCTTGGCAAAGTAAATGCGGCTGCACATCGGATTAGTGAAGGAGATTTAACCGAGAGGATCGAGGTGCGATCAGATGATGAATTCGGTGAACTGGGTGAGAGTTTTAACCATATGGCGGATGCATTAGCATCGCTTATCCGCGAAGTGCATCACAAGTCTGAACAGTTAGCCTCCTCTTCGCAAGAATTGACAGCGAGTGCCGAGCAGACCGGCTATGCTACCGAACAGATTACTCGCGTCATGCAAGAAGTAGCGGCCAGTTCAGAGCGACAAGTAAGCGGTGTGGAGAAGAGTGCCCAGACGATTTCTTCCATGTCGCAGGGTGCTCAGGAGATGGCAGCACACGCACAGGGCGTCAACCATGCTGCATTGCAAACAAGAAACATGGCGGAGGAAGGAAACCGGGCCCTTCAGCAAGCGGTAGGACAAATGCGTGCGATTGATAAGACGGTACACGAGCTTGCACATATTATTAAAGGGCTTGGCAACCGCTCGAAAGAAATTGGACAGATTATCGAGGTCATCACCGCGATTTCCGCCCAGACGAATTTATTGGCGTTGAACGCGGCGATTGAGGCGGCCCGTGCTGGGGAGCATGGCAAAGGATTTGCGGTCGTAGCGAACGAAGTACGTAAGCTGGCCGAGCAATCAACACAATCAGCGGGGCAAATCGCTTCCCTTATTCATGCGATTCAGCAAGAGACACAGGCTGCGGTTCAGTCGATGGAACAGGGTACGAAGGAGGTAGGAGAAGGAATTCAAGTGGTGGACGCGGCAGGAGACTTATTCTCGAAAATTCAGCATTCGATTGCCAAAGCGGCTACCGAATTCCAGACAGTATATACGGGAGTCGAGCAGATGTCAGCTGGAGCAAAAGAAATCGCGGCTACAATAGAGATGATAACCCGGATTACCGACACTAATTCTGCTGATATCCAAACTGTGTTCGCCGCAACGGAAGAGCAGACCGCGTTCATGCAAGAAATCACCTCTTCTTCGGCGGCATTATCCAGAATGGCCGATGAACTGCACGAAGTCATTCGTAAGTTTACCATATAA
- a CDS encoding carboxypeptidase M32, with the protein MENHKNTEQAFRAYVKKMADYKEANAVLSWDLMTGAPPKGKEQRAEVIGMLATEFFKMSIAPEMYEMLARLGEEDTYTRLDPVMKAMVREMRKEYEKNKSIPAALFQEYTVLTSKAQIAWEEAKRTSDFAAFRPYLEKIINYLNQFIDIWGYEGHRYNTLLDKYEPGITVEIIDPLFADLRKKSVSLLERIQERGKTSDTTYLKKRYPASEQRKFNEFILQKIGYDFLAGRLDESTHPFSIGLNPGDVRVTTKIYEQDLQMALFSSIHEAGHAIYEQNIAPELVGTLLSEGASMGIHESQSRFWENIIGRSEAFWSYFYPNVAAAFPEQLAGASVQTLYRAVNQVQPSLIRIEADELTYNLHIMLRYELEKSLITGDLHVADLPGAWADKMDDYLGITPFDDASGALQDVHWSGGDFGYFPTYSLGNIYAAQLEAALTRDIPDYKEAVRRGEFDIITHWMTQHVHRYGKMLEPAEIIRSATGEGINADYLTTYLENKYTDVYELV; encoded by the coding sequence ATGGAAAATCATAAAAATACGGAACAAGCGTTTCGTGCCTATGTGAAAAAGATGGCTGACTATAAAGAAGCGAATGCCGTATTGAGCTGGGACTTGATGACTGGTGCGCCTCCTAAGGGAAAGGAGCAGCGGGCCGAGGTGATTGGCATGCTTGCTACTGAATTTTTCAAAATGAGCATCGCTCCAGAGATGTATGAGATGCTTGCACGTCTCGGAGAAGAAGATACATATACAAGATTGGACCCGGTAATGAAAGCCATGGTACGGGAAATGAGAAAAGAATACGAGAAAAATAAAAGCATTCCTGCGGCGCTATTTCAAGAATATACCGTTCTTACTTCCAAAGCGCAGATCGCTTGGGAGGAAGCCAAGCGAACGAGCGATTTTGCCGCGTTCCGTCCATATTTAGAGAAAATCATCAACTACTTAAATCAATTCATTGACATTTGGGGTTATGAAGGACATCGTTACAATACGCTTCTTGACAAGTATGAGCCAGGAATTACCGTAGAGATAATCGATCCCTTGTTCGCGGATTTGCGCAAAAAGTCCGTTTCTCTGCTGGAACGTATCCAGGAAAGAGGTAAGACGTCGGACACGACATACTTGAAGAAACGGTATCCGGCTTCAGAGCAACGTAAATTTAATGAATTCATCCTGCAGAAAATCGGATACGATTTCTTGGCAGGCCGATTGGATGAGAGTACGCATCCTTTCTCGATCGGACTCAATCCCGGTGATGTACGAGTGACAACCAAGATTTACGAACAAGATTTGCAAATGGCATTATTCAGCTCAATTCATGAGGCAGGTCATGCGATATACGAGCAAAATATCGCTCCCGAGCTTGTCGGAACGTTGCTCTCGGAAGGAGCATCGATGGGGATTCACGAGTCGCAATCCCGTTTTTGGGAGAATATTATCGGACGCAGTGAAGCTTTTTGGAGCTACTTCTATCCAAACGTGGCCGCCGCTTTTCCTGAGCAGTTGGCCGGTGCTTCCGTTCAAACGTTGTATCGTGCGGTAAATCAGGTACAGCCGTCCCTTATTCGAATTGAGGCGGACGAATTGACTTATAATCTACATATTATGCTGCGCTACGAATTGGAGAAATCGCTCATTACCGGTGATTTACATGTTGCTGATTTGCCTGGGGCCTGGGCGGATAAGATGGACGATTATCTTGGAATTACACCGTTTGATGATGCGAGTGGTGCATTACAAGATGTGCATTGGTCCGGAGGTGATTTTGGTTATTTCCCTACCTATTCGCTTGGCAATATCTACGCGGCACAATTAGAAGCCGCACTTACCCGCGACATTCCGGACTATAAGGAGGCAGTGCGCCGTGGCGAATTTGATATTATTACTCATTGGATGACGCAGCATGTTCATCGTTATGGAAAAATGCTAGAACCGGCTGAGATTATACGTTCTGCTACTGGAGAAGGGATTAATGCTGACTATTTAACAACGTACTTGGAGAATAAATATACGGATGTGTATGAGCTTGTTTAA